A window of the Brassica napus cultivar Da-Ae chromosome A2, Da-Ae, whole genome shotgun sequence genome harbors these coding sequences:
- the LOC111213957 gene encoding indole-3-acetic acid-amido synthetase GH3.6 produces MPEAPKIEALEVSDQTLAEKNKNRLQFIEEVTSNADDVQRRVLEEILSRNADVEYLKRHGLQGRTDRETFKHVMPVVTYEDIQPEINRIANGDTSQILCSSPISEFLTRSGTSGGERKLMPTIEEELDRRSLLYSLLMPVMSQFVPGLDKGKGMYFLFIKSESKTPGGLPARPVLTSYYKSSHFKNRPYDPYTNYTSPNQTILCPDSYQSMYSQMLCGLCQHKEVLRVGAVFASGFIRAIKFLEKHWPELTRDIRTGTLSSEITDLSVREAVGEILKPDPKLADFIESECMKNSWQGIITRLWPNTKYVDVIVTGTMSQYIPTLDYYSNGLPLVCTMYASSECYFGVNLRPLCKPSEVSYTLIPTMAYFEFLPVHRNNGVTSSISLPKALTEKEQKELVDLVDVKLGQEYELVVTTYAGLYRYRVGDVLRVAGFKNNAPQFSFICRKNVVLSIDSDKTDEVELQNAVKNAVTHLVPFDASLSEYTSYADTSSIPGHYVLFWELCLNGNTPVPPSVYEDCCLTIEESFNSVYRQGRVSDKSIGPLEIKVVESGTFDKLMDYAISLGASINQYKTPRCVKFAPIIELLNSRVVKSYFSPKCPKWTPGHKQWGSN; encoded by the exons ATGCCTGAGGCACCAAAGATCGAAGCTTTGGAGGTTTCTGATCAGACTCTCGCGGAGAAGAACAAGAACAGGCTCCAGTTCATCGAAGAAGTGACCTCTAACGCTGACGATGTCCAGAGAAGGGTTCTTGAAGAGATTCTCTCACGCAATGCTGACGTGGAGTACCTCAAACGTCACGGGCTCCAGGGACGAACCGACCGTGAGACTTTCAAACACGTCATGCCTGTCGTAACCTACGAAGATATTCAGCCTGAGATCAACAGAATCGCTAATGGTGATACGTCACAAATCCTCTGTTCTAGCCCCATCTCTGAGTTCCTCACCCG TTCTGGAACATCTGGTGGAGAGAGGAAACTGATGCCAACAATAGAAGAGGAGCTAGACAGAAGATCACTTCTCTACAGTCTCTTGATGCCTGTGATGAGCCAGTTTGTTCCCGGTCTTGACAAAGGCAAAGGAATGTACTTTCTGTTCATCAAATCCGAATCTAAGACACCAGGTGGTCTCCCTGCACGTCCTGTCTTGACCAGTTACTACAAATCCTCTCACTTCAAAAACAGACCATATGACCCTTACACCAACTACACAAGCCCTAACCAAACCATCCTTTGTCCGGACTCTTACCAAAGCATGTACTCTCAAATGCTATGTGGTTTATGCCAACACAAAGAAGTGCTCCGTGTTGGCGCTGTCTTTGCCTCTGGTTTCATCAGAGCCATCAAGTTTCTTGAGAAACATTGGCCTGAACTAACCCGTGATATTAGAACCGGTACACTCAGTTCCGAGATAACCGATCTTTCCGTCCGTGAGGCGGTCGGGGAGATTCTTAAACCGGATCCAAAGCTTGCGGATTTTATCGAATCCGAATGCATGAAGAACTCTTGGCAAGGGATCATCACTAGGCTTTGGCCAAACACAAAGTATGTGGATGTGATTGTGACCGGGACAATGTCACAGTATATTCCAACTTTGGATTATTACAGCAATGGTTTGCCTCTTGTTTGCACAATGTATGCTTCCTCGGAGTGTTACTTTGGTGTGAATCTCAGGCCACTATGCAAACCAAGCGAGGTCTCTTACACTCTCATACCAACCATGGCCTACTTCGAGTTCTTGCCTGTCCATAGGAACAATGGAGTCACTAGCTCGATCAGTCTTCCAAAAGCACTCACTGAGAAAGAACAGAAAGAGCTTGTTGATCTCGTTGATGTAAAGCTTGGTCAGGAGTACGAGCTTGTCGTCACCACCTATGCcg GTCTGTACAGATACAGAGTTGGTGATGTCCTAAGAGTGGCTGGTTTCAAGAACAACGCACCTCAGTTCAGCTTCATATGCCGCAAGAATGTGGTCCTAAGCATTGATTCAGACAAAACCGACGAGGTGGAGCTTCAAAACGCAGTTAAAAACGCGGTAACGCACCTTGTTCCTTTTGATGCCTCACTCTCTGAGTACACTAGCTATGCAGACACATCCTCCATCCCAGGCCACTATGTCTTGTTCTGGGAGCTGTGCTTGAACGGTAACACGCCGGTTCCTCCCTCGGTCTACGAGGATTGTTGTTTAACCATAGAGGAATCGTTTAACAGTGTTTATAGACAAGGAAGAGTTAGTGACAAGTCCATTGGACCGTTGGAGATCAAGGTAGTTGAGTCAGGGACTTTTGATAAGCTCATGGATTACGCGATAAGCCTTGGGGCATCGATCAATCAGTACAAGACACCGAGGTGTGTGAAGTTTGCTCCCATCATTGAGCTTTTAAACTCTAGGGTTGTTAAGTCTTACTTCAGCCCCAAGTGTCCAAAATGGACCCCTGGTCACAAGCAATGGGGAAGTAACTAA
- the LOC106390101 gene encoding NAD(P)H dehydrogenase (quinone) FQR1: MATKVYIVYYSMYGHVEKLAEEIRKGAASVEGVEAKLWQVPETLPEEALSKMSAPPKSESPIITPNDLTEADGFVFGFPTRFGMMAAQFKAFLDATGGLWRTQSLAGKPAGIFYSTGSQGGGQETTALTAITQLVHHGMIFVPIGYTFGAGMFEMEKVKGGSPYGAGTFAGDGSRQPTDLELAQAFHQGKYIATITKKLKGSTA, encoded by the exons ATGGCGACCAAAGTATATATCGT GTACTACTCAATGTACGGTCATGTGGAGAAATTGGCTGAAGAGATTAGGAAAGGGGCTGCTTCcgttgaaggtgttgaagccaAGCTATGGCAG GTACCAGAGACGCTTCCAGAAGAGGCACTCTCTAAGATGAGCGCACCACCAAAGAGTGAATCACCAATCATCACACCCAACGACCTAACCGAAGCTGATGGGTTCGTCTTTGGATTCCCAACGAGGTTCGGCATGATGGCTGCTCAGTTCAAAGCCTTCTTGGACGCAACCGGTGGACTCTGGAGGACTCAGTCACTCGCTGGTAAACCAGCTGGTATCTTCTACAGCACTGGCTCTCAAGGTGGTGGCCAAGAAACCACCGC ATTGACTGCGATAACTCAGCTGGTCCACCACGGGATGATCTTTGTCCCGATCGGTTACACATTTGGTGCGGGAATGTTCGAGATGGAGAAAGTGAAAGGAGGAAGTCCCTATGGAGCAGGAACATTCGCAGGAGATGGTTCAAGGCAGCCAACAGACCTTGAGCTAGCGCAAGCTTTTCACCAAGGCAAGTACATTGCAACCATCACCAAGAAGCTCAAGGGATCTACTGCTTAG
- the LOC106390102 gene encoding calcium-binding protein PBP1-like, with protein sequence MDVPSRNSQTSLPSYIYKKINLISSSSTTSPFTNTTPISQNHHFLSLMASPKSSTRPTQQNQDPTFHDFFPAMAGKLGGEGLIDELCKGFELLMDRDRGVITFESLRRNASAVLGLGDLTDDDVRCMIDEGDFDRDGALNQMEFCVLMFRLSPDLMEASRCVVTEAIEEEFCDRTHRR encoded by the coding sequence ATGGATGTTCCTTCTCGGAACTCCCAAACTTCTCTCCcttcctatatatataaaaaaatcaatctcatatcatcatcatcaacaaccTCACCATTCACCAACACAACACCCATCtctcaaaatcatcactttctctctctaatgGCGTCTCCTAAATCCTCAACCAGACCCACCCAGCAAAACCAAGACCCCACTTTCCACGACTTCTTCCCGGCGATGGCCGGAAAACTCGGAGGAGAAGGTCTCATCGACGAGCTCTGCAAAGGGTTCGAGCTACTCATGGACAGAGACAGAGGTGTCATCACTTTCGAGAGCTTACGGCGAAACGCGTCGGCCGTTCTTGGGCTCGGAGACTTGACGGATGACGATGTAAGGTGTATGATCGACGAAGGGGATTTCGATCGAGACGGTGCGTTGAACCAGATGGAGTTTTGTGTGCTCATGTTTAGGCTTAGCCCTGACTTGATGGAGGCGTCACGGTGTGTTGTCACGGAAGCTATCGAAGAGGAGTTTTGTGATCGAACGCACAGGCGTTGA
- the LOC106390103 gene encoding nucleolin: protein MEKMKCELCEGVARMFCESDQASLCWDCDGNVHGANFLVAKHARCLLCSACQSPTPWKASGLRLCPTVSICESCLARKNNSGAGSNSYGEDDGAESYDEDEEEEEESDDEEEEEEEAENQVVPCDAAAAVQESPVMSSSSSVSSGEERFSLVAKRTRQDSELNSDDEESNDESRPLKRLTRDATLPRSAAMMKSTLKIKRL from the exons atggagaagatgaagtgtgAGCTATGTGAGGGTGTGGCGAGAATGTTCTGTGAGTCAGACCAGGCGAGTTTATGCTGGGACTGCGACGGTAACGTTCACGGAGCTAACTTTCTGGTGGCTAAACACGCGCGCTGCCTTCTTTGTAGCGCGTGCCAATCTCCTACGCCTTGGAAAGCTTCTGGCCTTCGGCTCTGTCCAACCGTTTCTATATGCGAGTCTTGCCTTGCTCGTAAGAATAACTCCGGCGCCGGCAGCAATAGTTACGGAGAAGACGACGGCGCAGAATCTTATGATGAggatgaggaggaagaagaagaaagtgatgatgaggaagaagaagaagaagaagcggagAATCAGGTGGTGCCATGTGATGCGGCTGCGGCGGTGCAAGAATCTCCGGTGATGAGTTCATCGTCTTCCGTTAGCAGCGGAGAGGAACGTTTCAGTTTGGTAGCGAAAAGGACGCGACAAGATTCAGAACTTAACTCCGATGAT GAAGAATCAAACGACGAGTCACGACCTTTGAAACGGCTGACGAGAGATGCAACCTTGCCAAGATCAGCGGCTATGATGAAATCAACCTTAAAAATCAAACGACTGTGA
- the LOC111205366 gene encoding universal stress protein PHOS32-like, giving the protein MNPDPDHPQLPTIKIHHPPSPHHHHSSSTPSSAATPTPTAGARRKIGVAIDLSEESAYAVRWAVDHYIRPGDAVVLLHVSPTSVLFGADWGPLPLKTQENPSDQPSQEDFDAFTASKVADLARPLKESGFPYKIHIVKDHDMRERLCLEIERLGLSAVIMGSRGFGAEKKGSDGKLGSVSDYCLHHCVCPVVVVRYPDDRDGPGPVVTVKTGVDDDDDDVAGAHREHHIKDE; this is encoded by the exons ATGAACCCAGATCCAGATCACCCTCAGCTCCCCACCATCAAGATCCACCACCCTCCTTCCCCTCACCACCACCACTCCTCCTCCACCCCCTCCTCCGCCGCCACCCCGACTCCCACCGCCGGAGCCCGCCGCAAAATCGGAGTCGCCATCGACCTCTCGGAAGAAAGCGCCTACGCCGTCCGCTGGGCCGTGGATCACTACATCCGCCCCGGAGACGCCGTCGTCCTCCTCCACGTCTCCCCCACCTCCGTCCTCTTCGGCGCCGACTGGGGCCCGCTCCCCCTCAAAACCCAGGAGAATCCGTCGGATCAGCCTAGCCAGGAGGACTTCGACGCCTTCACCGCGTCCAAGGTGGCGGATCTGGCGAGGCCGTTGAAGGAGAGCGGGTTCCCTTACAAGATCCATATAGTGAAGGATCACGACATGAGGGAGAGGCTGTGCCTTGAGATCGAGAGGCTTGGTTTGAGCGCGGTGATCATGGGGAGCAGAGGGTTTGGTGCTGAGAAGAAAGGGAGTGATGGGAAGCTTGGGTCTGTTAGTGATTACTGTCTTCACCACTGTGTTTGTCCTGTTGTTGTCGTGAGGTACCCTGATGATCGTGATGGGCCTGGGCCTGTTGTTACTGTTAAGACCGgtgtggatgatgatgatgatgatgttgctGGTGCTCATCGTGAACACCATATCAAAG ATGAGTAA